The genomic stretch GGGTTCCTTGGCATCCTCCAGTATTTTTGTCAGCGCATTTCTTCTATCCTGCCCCTCCATTATAAACACCTCACTTTAATAACCTTTCATAGTTTCCATTATTATCTTTTTCTATTGTATTATACTATAATAACAAAAGCAACGGAAAACACTCTTCCTGCCAGAAGTATCTTTGTCTGCCGTGTACAAAGGCAGTTTTATCTGAATTTCAATCCATCCTTTCCCTGTATCGGCATGTACGGTTCCTCCCATCTGTGTCACCAGGAGCTTTACAATAGACAAACCCAGCCCCGTTGACCTTTCTCTTGCTTTATCTCCGGTATAAAATCTCTCAAAGAGTTTATCAGCTTCCAGCACTAAGTCTTTATCAACTGGGTTTCTAAAAGCTGCAACTGCGTAATTCCTTTCTTCATAACAGCTTACACTTATATACTCCACGGCATACTGAAGACAATTGCGAATCAGATTTTGCAGGACTCTTTTCATACTCTCCTTATCTCCCCAGACAATGACCGGTTTTTCCTCCACTAACTGAATCTCTAACTGTCTCTCTTCAAAGGCAGGCACCATCTCGGCCAGATATTCGGTAATCAGATTGGTCAGATTAACTCTTTCCTGTGTAAGCTGTGAATCAGACGTAACGTATTCAAAAAAGCGGGTTATCAGTTGTTCCAACTCACCCGCGTATTTTCTCGCAACCATTATTTTTCTTTGCTGTTCTTTCTTTAGCTGGGTATTCTGAAGCATTTGCAGATAACCGTTTATAGCTGTAAGGGGGGTTCTCAGGTCATGGGAGATATTTTGGCTATTGTTTATTTGCTTTTCGTAAACGATACCCCAGTCCCCATACCGTTTCAATATACTCTGTTCCGGTATTTCTGCTTTTTATCTTAGTTCGGAGGTTACTGATATGGGTTTTTATCGTATTATCATCACCTATGTATTCCTCCTCCCAAATGGATTCATACAAGCTGGCTTTCGTAAATATCTTATCCTGATATTTTAGGAAAAGTTCCATAATCAGATACTCCTTGGCCGTAAGTTCCAGTTCAGTATCATTTATATAGAAACGTTTTGCATTACTGTCTATTCTAAGTTTTCTGATACAACTTATCAATAAATAAATGAAATGCTCTGATTTTTACCATTATATCACTATCTTGTAATTAATTATATTCTTTCTTCTTTCATTTGAAATCAAAAGGATTTCGAGGTAAACCCACAGTTATCCTATAACCTTGCGTTAGTCTGAAAACAATTATACCCCAAAATTATTCCTGCAGCTTTTATAAGCCGTGTATCAGGTGTCTGCTTCACTTATCATTCTTTATCC from Anaerocolumna sp. AGMB13020 encodes the following:
- a CDS encoding sensor histidine kinase, with protein sequence MKRYGDWGIVYEKQINNSQNISHDLRTPLTAINGYLQMLQNTQLKKEQQRKIMVARKYAGELEQLITRFFEYVTSDSQLTQERVNLTNLITEYLAEMVPAFEERQLEIQLVEEKPVIVWGDKESMKRVLQNLIRNCLQYAVEYISVSCYEERNYAVAAFRNPVDKDLVLEADKLFERFYTGDKARERSTGLGLSIVKLLVTQMGGTVHADTGKGWIEIQIKLPLYTADKDTSGRKSVFRCFCYYSIIQ
- a CDS encoding winged helix-turn-helix domain-containing protein — translated: MELFLKYQDKIFTKASLYESIWEEEYIGDDNTIKTHISNLRTKIKSRNTGTEYIETVWGLGYRLRKANKQ